One genomic window of Herpetosiphonaceae bacterium includes the following:
- a CDS encoding bifunctional metallophosphatase/5'-nucleotidase, whose amino-acid sequence MGTIRSGQGLRQLIGILAGIAIAFGVITVPQAAPAELCFNQPGVTACVAPEFRSYWESNGGLAVFGYPLEAARQEQTPEGTFLVQYFERQRFELHPEKAAPYNVLLGRANDEVLAREGRNWRDFPKVNAGASGCAFFAETQHSVCGDFLRYWRSQGLNFGDRGVSYRESLALWGLPLSQPQEELNIDGDTVMTQHFERARMEVHVKDGRRSVLLTRLGAALVPLRMKIFAVNDFHGQLSTGRTVAGKPVGGAAYLAAYIKQRRAQTPYSLTVHAGDMVGASPPVSALLQDQPTMEFMNMLGFDVGTSGNHEFDEGIGEYKRLVEGGCHPTAGCWSGAKFSYLTSNVVDTKTGKTIFPAHKIVNVAGARIGFIGAVLKQTPEIVIPTGIAGLEFRDEADSINASVAELKKVGVRAIVVLIHQGGNQAGNVPTGALTGAIVDIANRVDDEVDIIASGHTHQFTNAVVDGKLITQAFSYSQAFADIDVTIDRARRDIVEKKAEIVTTFNEGVTPDAEVGALVKKYEDQVAPLVNRVIGTAAARITNEQNAAGESALGNLIADAQRKAMGTQFAFMNPGGIRAPIEAGEVTWGELYAVQPFANDLVKMRLTGDQIYTLLNQQWQPQSDGSVRTRFLQISGLSYTWSDARAVGDKVVEVRGPGGTPIDRAASYTVTVNSFLAVGGDAFTILTRGTERVTGPVDLDALVDYVKVLPQPFNAAIEGRIVKQ is encoded by the coding sequence GTGGGCACGATCCGTTCTGGTCAGGGTCTTCGTCAGCTCATTGGTATCCTCGCAGGCATCGCGATTGCGTTCGGCGTGATCACGGTGCCACAGGCTGCTCCGGCGGAGCTCTGCTTCAACCAGCCGGGCGTCACTGCCTGTGTCGCGCCGGAGTTTCGCTCGTACTGGGAGAGCAACGGCGGCCTGGCGGTCTTCGGCTATCCGCTCGAGGCGGCCAGGCAGGAGCAGACGCCGGAGGGCACGTTCCTGGTGCAGTACTTCGAGCGCCAGCGCTTCGAGCTTCACCCGGAGAAAGCCGCGCCATACAATGTGCTGCTGGGCCGCGCCAACGACGAGGTGCTGGCGCGCGAGGGCCGCAACTGGCGCGATTTCCCGAAGGTGAATGCCGGAGCATCTGGCTGCGCCTTCTTTGCCGAGACGCAGCACTCTGTCTGCGGCGATTTCCTGCGCTACTGGCGCTCGCAGGGCCTCAACTTCGGCGATCGGGGCGTGAGCTACCGCGAGTCGCTGGCGCTGTGGGGGCTGCCGCTCTCGCAGCCGCAGGAGGAGCTGAACATCGACGGCGATACGGTGATGACGCAGCACTTCGAGCGCGCCCGCATGGAGGTGCATGTGAAGGACGGCAGGCGCAGCGTGCTGCTGACCCGCCTGGGCGCGGCGCTGGTGCCTCTGCGCATGAAGATCTTCGCCGTCAACGATTTCCACGGCCAGCTCTCGACGGGCCGCACCGTCGCGGGCAAGCCGGTCGGTGGCGCGGCCTATCTCGCGGCCTACATCAAGCAGCGCCGGGCACAAACACCCTACTCGCTGACCGTCCACGCGGGCGATATGGTCGGGGCCAGCCCGCCGGTATCGGCGCTGCTCCAGGATCAGCCGACGATGGAGTTCATGAACATGCTCGGCTTCGATGTCGGCACGTCGGGCAACCACGAGTTCGACGAGGGCATCGGCGAGTACAAGCGGCTGGTCGAGGGCGGCTGCCACCCGACGGCGGGCTGCTGGAGCGGCGCGAAGTTCTCGTATCTGACCTCCAACGTGGTCGATACCAAGACCGGCAAGACGATCTTCCCGGCGCATAAGATCGTCAACGTGGCAGGCGCGCGGATCGGCTTTATCGGCGCGGTGCTCAAACAAACGCCGGAGATCGTGATCCCGACGGGGATTGCGGGCCTTGAGTTCCGCGACGAGGCCGATTCGATCAATGCGTCGGTGGCCGAGCTGAAGAAGGTTGGCGTGCGTGCGATCGTGGTGCTGATCCACCAGGGCGGTAATCAGGCAGGCAACGTGCCGACAGGCGCACTGACCGGCGCGATCGTCGATATTGCCAACCGCGTGGACGACGAGGTCGACATCATCGCCAGCGGCCATACGCACCAGTTTACCAACGCGGTGGTCGACGGCAAGCTGATCACGCAGGCGTTTTCCTACAGCCAGGCGTTCGCCGACATCGACGTGACGATCGATCGGGCGCGCCGCGACATCGTGGAGAAGAAGGCCGAGATCGTGACGACCTTCAACGAGGGCGTGACGCCCGACGCGGAGGTCGGGGCGCTGGTCAAGAAGTACGAGGATCAGGTCGCGCCGCTGGTGAACCGCGTGATCGGCACGGCTGCGGCGCGCATCACCAACGAGCAGAACGCGGCGGGCGAGTCGGCGCTGGGCAATCTGATCGCCGACGCGCAGCGCAAGGCGATGGGCACGCAGTTCGCGTTTATGAATCCCGGCGGTATTCGCGCGCCGATCGAGGCCGGTGAAGTGACCTGGGGCGAGCTGTACGCGGTGCAGCCGTTCGCCAACGATCTGGTCAAGATGCGGCTGACCGGCGATCAGATCTATACGCTGCTCAACCAGCAGTGGCAGCCCCAGTCGGATGGCAGCGTGCGCACGCGCTTCCTCCAGATTTCGGGCCTCTCCTACACGTGGAGCGATGCGCGGGCAGTTGGCGATAAGGTGGTGGAGGTGCGCGGTCCCGGCGGCACGCCGATCGATCGCGCCGCAAGCTACACCGTGACCGTCAACAGCTTCCTGGCGGTTGGCGGCGATGCGTTCACGATCCTCACCAGGGGCACCGAGCGCGTGACCGGCCCGGTCGATCTGGATGCGCTGGTCGATTACGTGAAGGTGCTGCCGCAGC